A window of the Polaribacter sp. HaHaR_3_91 genome harbors these coding sequences:
- a CDS encoding L-fucose isomerase: MSRLIGRLPKIGIRPVIDGRELGVRESLEVQTMDMAKAAAKLIEETLRFPSGEKVECVIADTTIGGVADAAACADKFKREGVEVSLTVTPCWCYGTEVMDTDPLLPKAVWGFNGTERPGAVYLAAALAGYSQKGLPAFGIYGKEVQDGGDQTIPQDVSEKIIRFAKGALAVAQMKGKSYLSIGYSSMGIAGSMVDVNFLQDYLGVRAEFVESVELLRRIDEGIFDQEEYAKALAWTKENCKEGEDRNNPEAQKTREQKDAEWEKVVKMTLICKDLMNGNPKLKEMGFGEESKGRNAIMGGFQGQRQWTDYQPNADFTESILNSSFDWNGIRQAYTFATENDCLNAISMLFGHLLTNKAQLFSDVRTYWSPESVERVTGKKLTGLAENGIIHLINSGSTTLDATAQQQDADGNATMKAFWDITKDDVQRCLDNTKWPPATVEYFRGGGFSSNFLTKAEMPLTMCRINLIKGIGPVLQIVEGWSVELPEDVHNVLNDRTDPTWPTTWFVPRTTGTGFFKDVYTVMAKWGANHGAISHGHIGADLISLASMLRIPVNMHNVSEDDVFRPSAWSAFGENLEGADYRACDNYGPLYGFKE; encoded by the coding sequence ATGAGTAGACTTATAGGTAGATTACCAAAAATAGGAATTCGCCCTGTTATAGACGGACGAGAATTAGGAGTAAGAGAATCTTTAGAGGTTCAGACGATGGATATGGCCAAAGCGGCTGCAAAATTAATTGAAGAAACATTACGTTTCCCTAGTGGAGAAAAAGTAGAATGTGTTATTGCAGATACTACTATTGGTGGTGTTGCAGATGCTGCTGCTTGTGCAGATAAATTTAAAAGAGAAGGTGTAGAAGTTTCTTTAACAGTAACACCATGTTGGTGTTATGGTACAGAAGTAATGGATACAGACCCATTATTACCTAAAGCAGTTTGGGGATTTAACGGAACAGAAAGACCAGGAGCGGTATATTTAGCTGCTGCCTTAGCAGGATATTCTCAAAAAGGATTACCAGCATTTGGTATTTATGGTAAAGAAGTTCAGGATGGTGGAGATCAGACCATTCCTCAAGATGTTTCAGAAAAAATTATTCGTTTTGCAAAAGGTGCTTTAGCCGTTGCTCAAATGAAAGGAAAATCTTATTTATCTATTGGATATAGTTCTATGGGTATTGCTGGTTCTATGGTTGATGTAAACTTTTTACAAGACTATTTAGGCGTAAGAGCAGAATTTGTAGAATCTGTTGAGTTATTAAGACGTATAGATGAAGGTATTTTTGATCAAGAAGAATATGCAAAAGCATTAGCTTGGACAAAAGAAAACTGTAAAGAAGGAGAAGATAGAAACAATCCTGAAGCACAAAAAACGCGTGAGCAAAAAGATGCTGAGTGGGAAAAAGTTGTGAAAATGACTTTAATCTGTAAAGATTTAATGAACGGAAATCCTAAATTAAAAGAGATGGGATTTGGTGAAGAGTCTAAAGGAAGAAACGCTATTATGGGTGGTTTCCAAGGACAACGTCAGTGGACAGATTACCAACCAAATGCAGATTTTACAGAGTCTATTTTAAACTCTTCTTTCGACTGGAACGGAATTCGTCAAGCATATACATTTGCAACAGAAAACGATTGTTTAAATGCAATTTCTATGTTATTTGGTCACTTATTGACTAATAAAGCACAGTTATTCTCTGATGTAAGAACATATTGGAGTCCAGAATCTGTAGAAAGAGTTACTGGTAAAAAATTAACAGGATTGGCAGAAAACGGAATTATTCACTTAATTAATTCTGGTTCTACAACTTTAGATGCAACAGCACAACAACAAGATGCTGATGGAAATGCAACAATGAAAGCATTCTGGGACATTACTAAAGATGATGTTCAGAGATGTTTAGATAATACAAAATGGCCACCTGCTACCGTAGAATATTTTAGAGGAGGAGGATTCTCTTCTAATTTCTTAACGAAAGCAGAAATGCCTTTAACGATGTGTAGAATTAACTTAATTAAAGGAATTGGTCCTGTTTTACAAATTGTAGAAGGTTGGAGTGTTGAGTTACCAGAAGATGTACATAATGTTTTAAACGACAGAACAGATCCTACTTGGCCAACAACTTGGTTTGTGCCTAGAACAACTGGTACAGGATTCTTTAAAGATGTATATACAGTGATGGCAAAATGGGGAGCAAACCATGGTGCAATTTCTCACGGACATATTGGTGCAGATTTAATTTCATTAGCGTCTATGTTACGTATCCCTGTAAACATGCACAATGTTTCTGAAGATGATGTATTTAGACCTAGCGCATGGTCTGCTTTCGGTGAAAACTTAGAAGGTGCAGATTATAGAGCATGTGATAATTACGGACCTTTATATGGTTTCAAAGAATAA
- the aldA gene encoding aldehyde dehydrogenase: MQQFQQFINGKFVKSTSAEVTEVLNPCTEEVLSTIPHGSIEDANNALDAAQNAHHAWKSLPAIQRANYLNKMADVIRENRIFLAKTLASEQAKVIGLAQVEIDVTADYFDYYSGFARRIEGEIIQSDRSKEHIFLHKAPIGVAVGILPWNWPFFVMARKVAASLITGNTCVIKPSCIAPNTIMEWAKMIQKIELPAGVLNIVCGSGPIVGNALSKSPTTGIISLTGSVFAGQKVMEAASANITKVSLELGGKAPAIVCADANLELAVNAIVTSRITYSGQICNCAERVYVEESIHDQFLEMVTAKMKAVTVADAFSDDNPDMSALVSKDQLDKVSEMVEFAKKEGAEVLVGGSRSPQFNKGYFYQPTLLTNIRQDMQIMQEEVFGPVLPVMKFSTLDEAIALANDSEFGLTSSIFSENFNKVMHAAEELQYGETYINREHFEAIQGFHAGWKKSGLGGADGKHGMEEYLQTKVVYAQYR; encoded by the coding sequence ATGCAGCAATTTCAACAATTTATCAACGGAAAATTTGTAAAATCGACTTCAGCAGAAGTAACAGAAGTTTTAAATCCTTGTACAGAAGAAGTTCTTTCTACCATACCACACGGTAGTATAGAAGATGCTAATAATGCATTAGATGCCGCTCAAAATGCGCATCATGCTTGGAAATCTCTTCCTGCAATTCAAAGAGCCAATTATTTAAATAAAATGGCAGACGTTATTCGTGAAAACAGAATATTTTTAGCCAAAACTTTAGCTTCAGAGCAAGCAAAAGTAATTGGTTTGGCACAAGTAGAAATAGATGTTACCGCAGATTATTTTGATTATTATTCAGGTTTTGCAAGAAGAATAGAAGGAGAAATTATACAAAGTGACCGTAGTAAAGAACATATCTTTTTACACAAGGCCCCAATTGGAGTAGCTGTAGGTATTTTACCTTGGAACTGGCCATTTTTTGTTATGGCAAGAAAAGTAGCAGCATCTTTAATTACAGGAAATACTTGCGTAATTAAACCAAGTTGTATTGCCCCAAATACCATAATGGAATGGGCTAAAATGATTCAAAAAATTGAATTGCCAGCAGGTGTTTTAAATATAGTTTGTGGTTCTGGTCCTATTGTTGGAAATGCTTTAAGTAAGAGTCCTACAACGGGTATTATCAGTTTAACGGGTAGTGTTTTTGCGGGGCAAAAAGTTATGGAAGCAGCCTCTGCAAACATTACAAAGGTTTCTTTAGAGTTAGGTGGTAAAGCACCGGCAATTGTTTGTGCAGATGCTAATTTAGAATTGGCTGTTAATGCGATTGTTACTTCTAGAATTACTTATAGCGGACAAATATGTAATTGTGCAGAACGTGTGTATGTAGAAGAATCTATTCACGACCAATTTTTAGAAATGGTAACTGCTAAAATGAAAGCGGTAACAGTAGCAGATGCTTTTTCTGATGACAATCCAGATATGAGTGCTTTGGTTTCTAAAGATCAATTAGATAAAGTATCTGAAATGGTAGAATTTGCCAAAAAAGAAGGTGCAGAAGTATTGGTTGGAGGATCTAGATCTCCACAATTTAATAAAGGGTATTTTTATCAACCTACTTTGTTAACCAATATAAGACAAGACATGCAAATTATGCAAGAAGAAGTATTTGGTCCTGTTTTACCAGTGATGAAATTTAGTACTTTGGATGAAGCTATTGCCTTGGCAAATGATTCAGAATTTGGATTAACATCCTCTATCTTCTCCGAAAACTTTAACAAAGTAATGCATGCTGCAGAAGAATTACAATACGGAGAAACGTATATTAATAGAGAGCATTTTGAAGCTATTCAAGGTTTCCATGCAGGTTGGAAAAAATCTGGTTTAGGTGGTGCAGATGGTAAACATGGTATGGAAGAATATCTTCAAACTAAAGTTGTGTATGCACAATACAGATAA
- the rhaD gene encoding rhamnulose-1-phosphate aldolase, with product MKTLSLPSEVEIELKKVSTVAGYLWQREWAERNAGNISMNLTSFFKKEEVEGIGTEVPFDFPKESAGFVLYITGTGCYLRDLVDMLEEVSCILYINETATAYSIIWGGKRPNFGPTCELISHASIHLFNSIHHPENLAVVHTHPLELICMSHHELFDNEEELNRQIWMMCPEVKVFVPKGIHCTPYALSSTAALAEVTMEAFKTRNVSLWEKHGATSTAPDVMKAWDFLDVANKGAKMLMMCWAAGFKPAGLSNEQLTELEQFT from the coding sequence ATGAAAACATTAAGCCTTCCATCAGAAGTAGAGATAGAATTAAAAAAAGTATCAACCGTTGCCGGTTATTTATGGCAACGTGAATGGGCAGAAAGAAATGCAGGAAACATATCAATGAACTTAACTTCATTCTTTAAAAAAGAAGAAGTGGAAGGAATTGGTACAGAAGTTCCTTTCGATTTCCCTAAAGAATCAGCTGGTTTTGTACTTTATATTACTGGTACTGGTTGTTATTTAAGAGATTTAGTAGACATGTTAGAAGAAGTTTCTTGTATTCTTTACATTAACGAAACTGCAACAGCTTATTCTATTATTTGGGGTGGAAAAAGACCTAATTTTGGACCAACTTGTGAGTTAATTTCTCATGCAAGTATCCATTTATTTAATTCTATTCATCACCCAGAAAACTTAGCGGTTGTGCATACACATCCACTTGAGTTAATCTGTATGAGTCATCATGAATTATTTGATAATGAAGAAGAATTAAATAGACAAATCTGGATGATGTGTCCTGAGGTAAAAGTATTTGTACCTAAAGGAATTCACTGTACTCCTTATGCTTTATCTAGTACAGCTGCTTTGGCAGAAGTAACTATGGAAGCTTTTAAAACAAGAAACGTATCTCTTTGGGAAAAACACGGAGCAACTTCTACAGCACCAGATGTAATGAAAGCTTGGGACTTTTTAGATGTAGCTAACAAAGGAGCAAAAATGTTAATGATGTGTTGGGCAGCAGGTTTTAAACCAGCAGGTTTGTCTAACGAGCAATTAACAGAATTAGAACAATTTACATAG
- a CDS encoding arylsulfatase, whose amino-acid sequence MTSCKSEKTAKKTTDISEKPNIVVIYLDDLGYGDLSAYGATEIQTPNIDALANGGIKFTNGYASSATCTPSRYALLTGVYPWRNKKARILAGSAPLIIDVAQQTLPKVLKKQGYQTAIVGKWHLGLGSGDVNWNGKITPGPNEVGFDSSYIMAATQDRVPTVYIDNGHVVGLDKNDPIEVNYKKNFEGEPTAKSNPEMTTMKWHHGHNNSIVNGIPRIGYMKGGESAKWTDIDMADHFLGKAQEYVKTHKEQPFFLYYAMQQPHVPRTPHPRFVGKSGMGPRGDVILEADWVVGEFINTLEEEGLLENTLIVFSSDNGPVLNDGYYDDAIEKLGKHDPKGGLRGGKYSLLEAGTRVPFITYWKGTIKPTVSDAIVCQMDLLASLANLTGTSENTTDSKDILNAFLGKSNKGRDHLLIEANSRTALRSGDWLMIPPYKGNKFNKKVNIDVGIRPEFQLYNLKQDVGQEQNLAATNPEELAELIKVYESLRGEKIK is encoded by the coding sequence ATGACAAGTTGCAAATCAGAAAAAACAGCAAAAAAAACCACAGATATAAGTGAAAAACCAAACATTGTGGTTATTTATTTAGACGATTTAGGCTATGGAGATTTAAGTGCTTACGGAGCCACAGAAATCCAAACGCCAAATATAGATGCCTTGGCAAATGGCGGAATTAAATTTACAAATGGGTACGCTTCTTCGGCAACATGCACACCAAGTAGATATGCGTTGTTAACAGGTGTGTATCCTTGGAGAAATAAAAAAGCAAGAATTTTAGCAGGTTCTGCTCCTTTAATTATTGATGTAGCGCAACAAACATTACCAAAAGTCTTAAAGAAACAAGGCTATCAAACTGCAATTGTTGGTAAATGGCATTTAGGTTTAGGGTCTGGGGATGTTAATTGGAACGGAAAAATAACTCCGGGTCCTAATGAAGTAGGTTTCGATTCTTCTTATATTATGGCGGCTACGCAAGACAGAGTACCAACCGTTTATATAGATAACGGACATGTAGTAGGTTTGGATAAAAATGATCCGATTGAAGTAAATTATAAAAAGAATTTTGAAGGAGAGCCTACAGCAAAATCAAATCCGGAAATGACAACCATGAAATGGCATCACGGACATAATAATAGCATTGTAAACGGAATACCTAGAATTGGGTATATGAAAGGTGGTGAGTCTGCAAAATGGACGGATATTGATATGGCAGATCATTTTTTAGGAAAAGCGCAGGAGTATGTAAAAACACATAAAGAGCAACCTTTCTTTTTGTATTACGCGATGCAGCAACCACACGTACCAAGAACTCCGCATCCACGTTTTGTAGGTAAATCTGGAATGGGACCAAGAGGAGATGTAATTTTAGAAGCAGATTGGGTAGTTGGTGAGTTTATAAATACTTTAGAAGAAGAAGGTCTTTTAGAAAATACGTTAATTGTTTTTTCTAGTGATAATGGCCCAGTTTTAAATGATGGGTATTATGATGACGCCATAGAAAAATTAGGAAAACATGACCCAAAAGGAGGTTTAAGAGGTGGTAAATACAGTTTGTTAGAAGCAGGTACGAGAGTGCCTTTTATTACCTATTGGAAAGGAACAATTAAGCCAACTGTTTCAGATGCGATTGTTTGCCAAATGGATTTATTAGCTTCTTTAGCAAACTTAACAGGAACCTCAGAAAATACAACAGATAGTAAAGATATTTTAAATGCTTTTTTAGGTAAATCTAATAAAGGAAGAGATCATTTGTTAATTGAAGCAAATTCTAGAACAGCTTTAAGAAGTGGAGATTGGTTAATGATTCCTCCTTATAAAGGGAATAAGTTTAATAAAAAAGTAAATATTGATGTTGGTATTCGTCCAGAATTTCAATTATATAATTTAAAACAAGATGTTGGTCAAGAACAAAATTTAGCAGCAACAAACCCTGAGGAATTAGCAGAATTAATTAAAGTCTATGAGTCTTTAAGAGGTGAAAAAATAAAATAG
- the nagB gene encoding glucosamine-6-phosphate deaminase — translation MLKSTIDKATGFEKRFENIGTIVYEDSTSASKSIAQEIASLIKVKQSQRQPCILGLATGSSPKGLYAELVRLHKEEGLSFKNVVSFNLDEYYPMEPDSINSYVRFMQEQLFNHIDILPENCHVPDGTLSKAAIRDYCDQYEAKIEALGGIDLQILGIGGNGHIGFNESGSLQNSKTRLVALDHITRVAASGDFSGLENTPRTAITLGVKKIMEAKKVILMAWGESKSNIIKASVEDEITSLVPASYLQEHRNATFILDQAAASKLTRINTPWLVEKVVWTDTLTRKAVLSLALYLKKPILMLTDADYIENGMSDLLADSGPAYDINIKIFNKLQNTITGWPGGKPNADDSKRPERAEPAKKRVLIFSPHPDDDVISMGGTFKRLHEQGHEVHIGYQTSGNIAVADDEALRFASFVCDYNDKFGIDNSEANAIYKKAADFLKNKKASEIDTPEVRYIKGLIRKGEARAASHFIGLPDTQIHFMELPFYETGAIKKNPIGVGDVQITADLIEKIKPHQIYAAGDLADPHGTHKVCLDAIFAAVRELKPKKFMKDCWVWLYRGAWQEWGIDEIEMAVPMGPDQVLEKRKGIFKHQSQKDGVVFQGADSREFWQRAEDRNRETAELYDQLGLSHYAAMEAFVRWHY, via the coding sequence ATGTTAAAAAGTACTATAGACAAAGCGACAGGTTTCGAAAAAAGATTCGAAAATATCGGAACTATCGTTTATGAAGATTCTACATCAGCCTCAAAATCAATTGCACAAGAAATTGCAAGTCTTATTAAGGTAAAACAATCGCAAAGACAACCTTGTATTTTAGGTTTAGCAACAGGTTCTTCACCGAAAGGATTGTATGCAGAATTGGTAAGATTACACAAAGAAGAAGGTTTAAGTTTTAAGAACGTAGTGTCTTTTAATTTAGATGAATATTACCCAATGGAACCAGATTCTATAAATAGTTATGTGCGTTTTATGCAAGAACAATTGTTTAATCACATAGATATTTTACCAGAAAACTGTCATGTACCAGACGGAACATTATCAAAAGCAGCTATAAGAGATTATTGTGATCAATATGAAGCAAAAATTGAAGCTTTAGGTGGTATTGATTTGCAAATTTTAGGAATTGGAGGAAATGGTCATATTGGTTTTAACGAATCTGGATCGCTTCAAAATTCTAAAACAAGGTTGGTTGCCTTAGACCACATTACAAGAGTAGCAGCTAGTGGAGATTTTTCTGGTTTAGAAAACACACCAAGAACTGCAATTACTCTAGGTGTTAAAAAAATAATGGAAGCTAAAAAAGTCATTTTAATGGCTTGGGGAGAAAGCAAATCTAATATTATAAAAGCTTCTGTAGAAGATGAAATTACTAGCTTAGTACCAGCCTCTTACTTGCAAGAGCACAGAAATGCAACTTTTATTTTAGACCAAGCAGCAGCTTCTAAATTAACAAGAATCAATACACCTTGGTTGGTAGAAAAAGTAGTTTGGACGGATACGCTTACTAGAAAAGCCGTTTTAAGTTTAGCCCTTTATTTGAAGAAACCAATTTTAATGTTAACAGATGCTGATTACATAGAAAATGGAATGAGTGATTTGTTAGCAGACTCAGGTCCTGCGTATGATATCAACATAAAAATATTTAACAAATTACAAAATACTATTACCGGTTGGCCAGGTGGAAAACCAAATGCAGACGATAGTAAACGACCAGAAAGAGCAGAACCAGCTAAAAAACGTGTCTTAATTTTTAGTCCGCATCCAGATGATGATGTTATTAGTATGGGTGGTACTTTTAAGCGATTACACGAGCAAGGACATGAAGTACATATTGGATACCAAACCTCTGGTAATATTGCCGTTGCAGATGATGAAGCATTACGTTTTGCAAGTTTTGTGTGTGATTATAATGATAAATTTGGAATTGATAATTCTGAAGCCAATGCAATATACAAGAAAGCTGCAGACTTTTTAAAGAACAAGAAAGCGAGTGAAATAGATACACCAGAAGTTAGATACATTAAAGGGTTAATTAGAAAAGGAGAAGCAAGGGCAGCCAGTCATTTTATAGGTTTACCAGATACTCAAATTCACTTTATGGAATTACCGTTCTATGAAACTGGAGCGATAAAAAAGAATCCAATTGGAGTTGGAGATGTACAAATAACAGCAGACTTGATTGAAAAAATTAAGCCGCATCAAATTTATGCAGCTGGAGATTTAGCAGATCCACACGGAACTCATAAAGTATGTTTAGATGCCATTTTTGCAGCTGTTAGAGAACTAAAACCTAAAAAGTTTATGAAAGACTGTTGGGTTTGGTTGTACAGAGGTGCATGGCAAGAATGGGGAATTGATGAAATAGAAATGGCAGTACCAATGGGACCAGACCAAGTTTTAGAAAAAAGAAAAGGAATTTTCAAACATCAATCTCAAAAAGACGGAGTTGTTTTTCAAGGAGCAGATAGTAGAGAATTTTGGCAACGTGCAGAAGACAGAAATAGAGAAACTGCAGAATTATATGACCAATTAGGTTTATCTCATTACGCAGCTATGGAAGCATTTGTAAGATGGCATTATTAG
- a CDS encoding FGGY family carbohydrate kinase, with product MKNVIAVIDIGKTNKKIFLFDEKFDVCFQNSTKFKEVLDDDGFPCDDLESIENWILEQIKQVQNNPKFLLKAINFSTHGASLVYLDKQGNRIAPLYNYLKPLDIKNYNDFYKSNGGVEEFSRTTASPAYGMLNTGLQMQWMQKDKPEVWKNVASILHYPQYLSYLFTKEITADFTSVGAHTATWNFDKMEYHPWLKAANINLPEPVNGEKAISTEINGQQVAVGSGLHDSSSSIIPILEKEKGNDFVLLSTGTWIIAMNPFSSETLTQHQLTNNCLCFMTPKKQQVKSSMQFLGRIHEVYLDPLSEYFNVHVDKHLNLPLEEKLCQELIAENAQIFLADGIDTNFDANEDLLKHFGSYQTAYYQLTFEIAKKVIAGINLITDKDKTIKNIYISGGFNKNRIFIKYLTLLKKGIVIKISECKNESALGAALMMKSYL from the coding sequence ATGAAAAACGTAATCGCAGTTATAGATATTGGAAAAACGAATAAAAAAATATTTTTATTTGATGAAAAATTTGACGTTTGTTTTCAGAATTCTACCAAGTTCAAAGAAGTATTAGATGATGATGGTTTTCCTTGTGATGACCTAGAGTCTATTGAAAATTGGATTTTAGAACAAATAAAACAAGTTCAAAATAATCCTAAATTTCTTTTAAAAGCGATTAATTTTTCTACCCACGGAGCCTCTCTTGTATATTTAGATAAGCAAGGGAACAGAATTGCCCCTTTATACAACTACCTAAAACCCTTAGACATAAAAAATTATAATGATTTTTATAAATCTAATGGTGGTGTAGAAGAGTTTTCTAGAACAACTGCTTCACCAGCTTACGGAATGTTAAACACTGGTTTGCAAATGCAATGGATGCAAAAAGACAAACCAGAAGTATGGAAAAATGTAGCATCTATTTTACATTATCCACAGTATTTAAGTTACTTATTTACAAAAGAAATTACCGCAGATTTTACGTCTGTTGGCGCACATACAGCTACTTGGAATTTCGATAAAATGGAATATCATCCTTGGTTAAAGGCTGCAAATATTAACTTACCCGAACCTGTAAACGGAGAAAAAGCAATCTCTACAGAAATTAACGGACAGCAAGTAGCTGTTGGTTCTGGTTTACATGACAGTTCTTCTTCTATAATTCCTATTTTAGAAAAAGAAAAAGGCAACGATTTTGTATTGCTTTCTACAGGAACTTGGATTATTGCTATGAATCCTTTTAGTAGTGAAACCTTAACACAACATCAATTAACCAATAATTGTTTATGTTTTATGACTCCTAAAAAACAACAAGTAAAATCTTCTATGCAGTTTTTAGGACGCATACATGAAGTGTACTTAGATCCATTAAGCGAATACTTTAATGTCCATGTAGACAAACATTTAAACCTTCCTTTAGAAGAAAAATTATGTCAAGAGTTAATTGCTGAAAATGCACAAATTTTTCTAGCAGATGGTATTGATACTAATTTTGATGCTAATGAAGATTTATTAAAACATTTTGGTTCTTATCAAACAGCGTATTATCAATTAACATTCGAAATTGCTAAAAAAGTAATTGCAGGTATTAATTTAATAACAGATAAAGACAAAACCATTAAAAACATTTATATCTCTGGCGGATTTAATAAAAACAGGATATTCATCAAATATTTAACCTTGTTAAAGAAAGGCATTGTAATTAAAATTTCTGAATGCAAAAATGAAAGTGCCTTAGGTGCTGCATTAATGATGAAATCATACTTATAA
- a CDS encoding AraC family transcriptional regulator, with amino-acid sequence MTFSKNIALGDPSSNYQNFIDLKLRLLCCRYWLLNLWDCHDMIFPFWRIYWNRNEGGELIHLEDVYKMTPDTLYIIPPFTSFSSRFSKKHVYNDGIHVSGRHLTSDYEEEDYLESSLIHFFIHFNLGVPFDNVYPGIIEIEVTDYLRDRLEYLTERLKIENKDFKLTFNLKLQAFIKEVLTNIGPELWKAINIDDRVLKVIRFIEANISKKLTNTEIAAIVNMAPNSFARLFKEEMHITLHNFIQNRKIARSCELFEHTNKTIEDVAFNLGFSDRYHFSRVFKLVTGLTPGIYKSGKYT; translated from the coding sequence TTGACGTTTTCAAAAAACATAGCATTGGGAGACCCTTCTTCCAATTATCAAAATTTTATAGATTTAAAATTGAGACTGTTGTGTTGTAGGTATTGGTTGTTAAATTTATGGGATTGCCATGATATGATTTTTCCTTTTTGGAGAATTTATTGGAATAGAAATGAAGGCGGTGAATTAATTCATCTAGAAGATGTATATAAAATGACACCAGATACTTTGTATATAATTCCACCTTTTACTTCTTTTTCCTCTCGTTTTTCTAAAAAACATGTTTATAACGATGGCATCCATGTTTCTGGTAGGCATTTAACAAGTGATTATGAAGAAGAAGATTATTTAGAATCCTCTTTAATTCATTTTTTTATTCATTTTAATTTAGGGGTTCCTTTCGATAATGTATATCCGGGTATTATAGAAATTGAAGTAACAGATTATTTAAGAGACCGATTAGAGTATCTTACAGAAAGATTAAAAATAGAAAATAAAGATTTTAAATTGACCTTTAATTTAAAATTGCAGGCATTTATTAAAGAAGTGTTGACTAATATTGGTCCAGAGCTTTGGAAAGCGATTAATATAGATGACCGTGTTTTAAAAGTGATTCGTTTTATTGAGGCGAATATCAGTAAGAAACTAACCAACACAGAAATTGCAGCTATTGTAAATATGGCACCTAATTCTTTTGCGCGCTTATTTAAGGAAGAAATGCATATTACGTTGCATAACTTTATTCAGAATAGAAAAATTGCAAGATCTTGTGAGTTGTTCGAGCATACCAATAAAACAATAGAAGATGTGGCTTTTAATTTAGGTTTTTCAGATAGATATCATTTTTCTAGAGTATTTAAATTGGTTACAGGTTTAACACCTGGAATTTATAAATCTGGTAAATATACATAA
- a CDS encoding L-rhamnose mutarotase, giving the protein MTKYCFALDLKDDEKLISEYKKYHQEIWPEITKSIVDAGILNLEIFNVHNRLFMIMEVDASFSFEEKDKLDKNNVKVQEWEVLMWKYQKGLPMAKKGEKWVLMDRIYQL; this is encoded by the coding sequence ATGACAAAATATTGTTTCGCTTTAGATTTAAAAGATGATGAAAAACTAATTTCAGAGTACAAAAAATATCATCAAGAAATTTGGCCAGAAATCACAAAAAGTATCGTTGATGCAGGTATTTTAAACCTAGAAATTTTTAATGTACACAATCGGTTATTTATGATCATGGAGGTGGATGCTTCTTTTTCTTTTGAAGAGAAAGATAAACTTGATAAGAACAATGTAAAAGTACAAGAATGGGAAGTGCTCATGTGGAAATACCAAAAAGGTCTTCCGATGGCTAAAAAAGGGGAGAAGTGGGTTTTAATGGATAGAATATATCAGTTGTAG